From the Desulfuromonas acetoxidans DSM 684 genome, one window contains:
- a CDS encoding DUF444 family protein, with amino-acid sequence MKKYTQQPPQQPLVADEAMADLSPEQRTALESENDTDPVHRPFAVCSPEPSLGAFASLYASNDMNMLQAMSAPKSSYTTHIRTLDELLERDRNREKDGFPRKIQVGRLIKPQQGAGDKVIVVPTTVEEKLIHDNQFSDPESGGGGQGGSGEGDEGEVIGEAPVRPEGEGEGQGAGEGKDAAHEVESSAYDLGRILTEQFELPNLQNKGKKSSLTQFTYDLTDRNRGFGQLLDKKATLRRVLETNIALGNVDEDGVKDPSNLLIAPRDKVYRVLSKEKDYESQAMVFFVRDYSGSMHGKATELVVSQHVMIYSWLLYQFARRVETRFILHDTEAREVPDFHTYYNMQVAGGTRVMAAYKMVNEIVEQEGLARDYNIYVFHGTDGDDWDSRGKETLPQLKQMLTYASRVGITIAEHLYAGDRKTQVETYINQAGLLDTHGNLLRLDSMGEDAPEERIIEGIKKLIAPS; translated from the coding sequence ATGAAAAAATACACACAACAACCGCCCCAACAGCCTCTCGTTGCCGATGAGGCGATGGCGGATCTGTCGCCGGAACAGCGCACGGCGCTGGAGTCGGAAAACGACACTGATCCCGTACATCGGCCGTTTGCCGTGTGCTCTCCCGAGCCCAGTCTGGGGGCGTTTGCAAGCTTGTATGCGTCCAATGACATGAATATGCTGCAGGCGATGAGTGCTCCCAAGAGCAGTTATACCACCCATATTCGCACGCTGGATGAACTGTTGGAACGGGACCGCAATCGTGAAAAGGACGGCTTCCCGCGCAAAATTCAGGTTGGGCGGCTGATCAAGCCCCAGCAGGGGGCCGGTGACAAAGTGATCGTGGTGCCGACCACGGTGGAAGAAAAACTGATTCACGACAATCAGTTCAGTGATCCTGAAAGTGGCGGCGGCGGTCAAGGCGGCAGTGGCGAAGGTGATGAAGGTGAAGTGATCGGTGAAGCGCCGGTGCGGCCTGAAGGAGAAGGGGAAGGGCAAGGGGCCGGTGAAGGTAAGGATGCGGCCCATGAGGTGGAATCAAGCGCCTACGATCTGGGGCGGATTCTGACCGAACAATTTGAACTGCCCAATTTGCAGAACAAAGGCAAAAAGAGTTCCCTGACTCAGTTTACCTATGATTTGACCGACCGTAATCGCGGCTTTGGTCAACTTCTCGACAAAAAAGCCACCCTGCGTCGGGTGTTGGAAACCAACATTGCTCTGGGCAACGTGGATGAGGATGGTGTCAAAGATCCTTCAAATCTGCTGATCGCGCCACGCGACAAAGTGTATCGGGTGCTGTCGAAAGAGAAGGACTATGAATCGCAGGCCATGGTGTTCTTTGTCCGTGACTACTCCGGCTCCATGCACGGAAAAGCCACTGAGTTGGTGGTATCGCAGCATGTCATGATCTATAGCTGGCTGCTCTACCAGTTCGCCCGCCGGGTGGAGACCCGTTTTATCCTCCACGATACCGAAGCGCGCGAAGTCCCGGACTTTCACACCTATTACAACATGCAGGTGGCCGGAGGAACCCGGGTGATGGCTGCTTACAAGATGGTCAACGAAATCGTTGAACAGGAGGGGCTGGCCCGCGATTACAACATCTATGTCTTTCATGGCACTGATGGCGATGATTGGGACAGCCGCGGTAAGGAAACCTTGCCGCAGCTCAAGCAGATGCTCACCTACGCCAGCCGGGTCGGCATTACCATTGCCGAGCATCTCTACGCCGGTGACCGTAAAACCCAGGTTGAGACCTATATTAACCAGGCGGGCCTGCTCGATACCCACGGTAACTTGCTGCGTCTCGACAGTATGGGTGAGGATGCCCCGGAAGAGCGGATTATCGAAGGAATCAAAAAGCTGATTGCGCCGTCCTGA